The following coding sequences are from one Shewanella violacea DSS12 window:
- a CDS encoding LapA family protein, which produces MRSFIVTVLVVLLFFLALIFGARNEQMVTISYFVAQGEFRLPLVLAFVFLSGFMISWVFAIYHMTKLKLALRNAQKKCNRLESKLEGIAPSRDVDA; this is translated from the coding sequence GTGCGGTCATTTATTGTCACAGTGTTAGTCGTACTACTGTTTTTTTTAGCATTAATCTTCGGTGCACGTAACGAGCAGATGGTAACTATCAGTTATTTTGTTGCTCAGGGTGAATTTCGATTACCCCTAGTGCTGGCCTTCGTATTTCTGTCCGGTTTCATGATCAGTTGGGTGTTTGCCATTTATCACATGACGAAACTTAAATTGGCATTAAGAAACGCGCAAAAAAAATGTAACCGACTCGAATCAAAATTAGAAGGGATCGCTCCTTCTCGGGACGTCGACGCCTAA
- a CDS encoding DUF2058 domain-containing protein: MANSFQEQLLKAGLVSKQKVQKARTQKRRDRKAKVDDGSADLKQQIAAQKLEQVAKDKALNEQNFAAATEKGLVRGLVTEFTRLAIRLPRSGEIKFNFTHNNKIFSVYVDDKLQTQLLNGQLGIVRHEDASYLVPHKLAERVNMLVPHWCGYLWVKNDNNQVVEEDDPYADYVIPDDLMW; encoded by the coding sequence ATGGCAAATTCTTTTCAAGAGCAATTGCTAAAAGCTGGTCTAGTCAGCAAGCAAAAAGTACAGAAAGCCAGGACTCAGAAACGACGTGACCGTAAGGCCAAGGTTGATGATGGTTCTGCAGATTTAAAACAGCAAATAGCAGCACAGAAGCTGGAGCAAGTAGCAAAAGATAAAGCATTGAATGAACAAAATTTTGCTGCGGCAACTGAGAAGGGACTCGTCCGCGGTCTAGTGACAGAATTCACTCGCCTTGCCATAAGACTACCTAGAAGTGGCGAGATTAAGTTTAATTTCACTCACAATAATAAAATCTTCTCGGTTTATGTGGATGATAAATTACAGACCCAACTGCTTAACGGGCAACTGGGTATCGTGCGTCATGAGGATGCCAGCTACTTAGTGCCTCATAAACTTGCCGAGCGAGTCAATATGTTAGTGCCCCACTGGTGTGGCTATTTATGGGTGAAAAACGACAATAATCAAGTCGTCGAAGAAGATGATCCATATGCAGATTACGTTATCCCAGACGATTTGATGTGGTAA
- the pssA gene encoding CDP-diacylglycerol--serine O-phosphatidyltransferase gives MLDKLGGIPIQPDALQWLLTPKALKAELLTRIASAVHSIYIAALYLEDDEAGREILAALMSAKDNNPQLDIKVLVDFHRARRGLIGHKGDSGNYQMYRKVMQAAKHPIDILGVPVKSREFMGVLHLKGFIVDDAVIYSGASINDIYLHQGEKYRFDRYHVIESAELAASMRQMIQTYLIQDPAVSSLTQDKATEILPHKNDIRSLKSRLAKANYQYKSTTIGNRVTPVVGLGRKKNKLNKIVVDMVTESQEALFICTPYFNPPYMLARALAKHLKDGKRIDIVVGDKTANDFYIPPEQDFSTIGALPYMYEQSLRKFAKRQQWAIENGQLNIHLWKDGINSYHLKGISADSKRHLITGSNLNPRAWALDLENGLLLHDECGAWKEKFEEEQAHILQHTERLYHYSQIESLNDYPAPVRKIMTRIRRLKADFLLRRIL, from the coding sequence TTGCTTGATAAGCTTGGTGGAATACCAATTCAACCCGACGCATTACAATGGTTGCTTACGCCAAAGGCCTTAAAGGCTGAACTCTTGACGCGTATCGCCAGTGCGGTTCATTCAATCTATATTGCCGCACTTTATCTTGAAGATGATGAGGCTGGCCGAGAAATTTTAGCGGCATTGATGTCCGCGAAAGACAATAATCCACAACTGGATATCAAGGTACTCGTCGATTTTCATCGCGCCAGACGTGGTCTGATAGGCCATAAAGGCGACAGTGGCAATTACCAGATGTATCGCAAGGTGATGCAGGCAGCAAAACACCCAATCGACATTTTAGGTGTGCCGGTCAAGTCCCGTGAGTTCATGGGGGTACTGCACCTTAAAGGATTTATTGTCGATGACGCAGTGATTTACAGTGGTGCAAGTATCAATGATATCTATCTGCATCAAGGTGAGAAGTATCGCTTCGACCGATATCATGTGATTGAGTCGGCTGAGCTTGCGGCTTCTATGAGACAGATGATTCAAACTTATCTGATCCAAGACCCTGCTGTCAGTTCACTTACTCAAGATAAAGCCACTGAAATTCTGCCACATAAAAATGATATCCGTAGCCTTAAGTCACGGTTAGCTAAGGCAAATTATCAATATAAATCCACGACAATAGGAAATCGCGTAACACCGGTTGTGGGCTTAGGAAGAAAGAAAAATAAGCTCAATAAGATAGTCGTCGATATGGTGACCGAATCACAAGAAGCCTTGTTTATCTGTACGCCTTATTTTAATCCGCCGTACATGCTGGCACGTGCTTTAGCTAAGCACCTTAAAGACGGTAAGCGCATCGATATCGTCGTGGGGGATAAAACCGCCAATGATTTCTATATACCGCCAGAGCAAGATTTCTCGACCATAGGGGCCTTGCCATACATGTATGAGCAGTCTCTGCGTAAATTCGCCAAGCGTCAGCAATGGGCGATTGAAAATGGTCAACTGAATATTCATCTGTGGAAAGATGGTATTAACAGTTATCATCTCAAGGGGATCAGCGCCGACAGTAAACGTCATCTGATCACCGGCAGTAACTTAAACCCTCGTGCTTGGGCGCTTGATCTGGAGAATGGCTTATTGCTCCATGATGAATGTGGTGCCTGGAAAGAGAAGTTTGAAGAGGAACAAGCGCATATTCTGCAGCACACAGAGCGCTTGTATCATTATAGCCAGATAGAATCGTTAAATGATTATCCGGCTCCAGTACGTAAGATTATGACTCGCATCAGACGCCTAAAGGCCGACTTTCTGTTAAGACGTATACTCTAG
- a CDS encoding acyl-CoA dehydrogenase C-terminal domain-containing protein: MNPYQAPLAEMKFLLDKVFDAPQTWASLPAIAENVDMDTAMAIMDEADKISRELLHPINRSGDEQGVLHQGDKVITPDGYKEAYSQFAEGGWVGLCGEPELGGMGMPKMLGVLVDEMAYSACNAFTLYGSLTAGAALCINAHGSHELKQKYLPMMYSGEWSGAMDMTEPQAGSDLRGIRTKAVPLDDGSYSITGSKIFITGGDHDLTENVIHLVLAKLPDSKGISLFLVPKIKVDDSGALGESNKVTVGSIEHKMGLKASATCVMNYDEAQGYLIGEPNRGLVCMFTMMNYERLAIGIQGLGTSQAAYQMAADYAKERVQGVAAGGSPTGATSDPIIVHGDVRRMLLNIRVLTEAGRALSVLTGQQLDIAKYGEGEAKAKASRYVGLLTPVAKAFLSDRGLDAAIMAQQVFGGHGYIRETGIVQLVRDTRIAQIYEGTNGIQAIDFLGRKVTGDNLAALTEFVNECTDKLAALSHVDEAHKAKVTELLQQLILVASEVNDKKRDKPAVINACAVDFLDAFGHVLYGYFWLLMSDAAASHPDKEFAVQKRYLSDFYIKKMLPKAEYHLAQVRAGEATVMDIPESLF; encoded by the coding sequence ATGAATCCTTACCAAGCTCCGTTAGCCGAAATGAAATTCCTGTTAGATAAGGTGTTTGATGCGCCTCAAACATGGGCATCTTTACCCGCCATTGCAGAAAATGTCGATATGGACACGGCAATGGCGATAATGGATGAAGCTGACAAGATCAGTCGCGAATTGCTTCATCCTATAAACCGAAGTGGTGATGAGCAAGGCGTGTTACATCAAGGTGATAAGGTGATCACTCCCGACGGTTATAAAGAGGCGTACAGTCAGTTTGCCGAAGGCGGCTGGGTTGGCCTGTGTGGGGAACCTGAACTAGGCGGTATGGGCATGCCCAAAATGTTGGGGGTGCTTGTGGATGAAATGGCCTATAGCGCCTGTAATGCATTCACCTTATATGGCTCACTCACAGCCGGCGCGGCCTTATGTATCAATGCCCACGGTAGCCATGAGCTGAAACAAAAATACTTGCCCATGATGTACAGCGGTGAATGGTCCGGTGCCATGGACATGACAGAGCCTCAAGCGGGCTCAGACCTACGTGGTATACGTACCAAGGCTGTGCCCTTAGATGATGGCAGTTACAGCATCACAGGCAGTAAGATATTTATCACAGGCGGTGACCATGATCTCACCGAAAACGTGATCCATCTGGTATTGGCCAAATTACCCGACTCCAAGGGGATTTCACTCTTCTTAGTACCAAAAATCAAGGTGGATGACTCAGGTGCCTTAGGTGAATCAAATAAGGTCACCGTTGGTTCAATCGAACACAAGATGGGGCTCAAAGCATCGGCGACCTGTGTGATGAATTATGATGAAGCGCAAGGTTATCTTATCGGTGAGCCAAATCGTGGCCTAGTATGCATGTTCACCATGATGAACTACGAGCGTCTGGCAATTGGTATCCAAGGTTTGGGCACATCACAAGCGGCTTACCAGATGGCTGCTGACTACGCCAAAGAGCGTGTTCAAGGTGTAGCTGCAGGAGGCTCGCCTACCGGCGCGACTAGCGATCCCATCATAGTTCACGGTGATGTTCGCCGCATGTTACTTAATATTCGGGTACTGACCGAAGCGGGGCGCGCCCTGTCTGTGCTCACGGGGCAACAGCTAGATATAGCCAAATACGGAGAAGGCGAAGCTAAAGCTAAGGCCAGTCGATATGTCGGCTTGTTAACCCCGGTTGCTAAAGCATTCTTGAGCGATCGAGGCCTAGACGCTGCCATCATGGCCCAACAGGTATTTGGTGGTCATGGTTATATCCGTGAAACGGGTATTGTGCAACTGGTGCGTGACACTCGAATTGCACAGATTTATGAGGGAACCAATGGTATTCAGGCCATAGACTTCCTTGGTCGCAAGGTGACTGGAGACAATCTGGCGGCTTTAACTGAATTTGTTAATGAGTGTACAGACAAGCTTGCAGCCTTGAGTCATGTGGATGAAGCACACAAGGCTAAAGTGACTGAACTCTTGCAACAGCTTATCTTAGTCGCGTCTGAAGTTAATGATAAGAAACGTGATAAGCCAGCAGTCATCAATGCCTGTGCCGTTGATTTTCTCGATGCTTTTGGCCATGTCTTATATGGTTATTTTTGGCTGCTTATGTCTGATGCTGCCGCGTCACATCCAGATAAAGAATTTGCTGTTCAGAAGCGTTACTTGAGTGATTTCTACATCAAGAAGATGTTGCCTAAGGCCGAGTATCATCTGGCTCAGGTACGAGCCGGTGAAGCAACGGTTATGGATATACCTGAATCACTATTTTGA
- the ihfB gene encoding integration host factor subunit beta: MTKSELIEKLASRQSQLSAKEVESAIKEMLEQMAQTLESGDRIEIRGFGSFSLHFRAPRTGRNPKTGTSVQLDGKYVPHFKPGKELRERVDAINA, encoded by the coding sequence ATGACAAAATCCGAGCTAATCGAAAAACTCGCCAGTAGGCAGTCGCAGCTGTCGGCTAAAGAAGTGGAAAGCGCAATCAAAGAGATGTTAGAGCAGATGGCTCAAACATTAGAAAGCGGTGATCGTATAGAGATCCGTGGCTTTGGTAGCTTCTCTCTTCACTTTCGTGCGCCACGTACAGGCCGTAATCCTAAGACTGGTACATCAGTTCAGTTGGATGGCAAGTATGTTCCGCACTTTAAGCCAGGCAAAGAACTGCGCGAACGTGTCGATGCAATCAATGCATAA
- the dacB gene encoding D-alanyl-D-alanine carboxypeptidase/D-alanyl-D-alanine endopeptidase, producing the protein MKPLVNACLLLSFLSLPALGDANFNHLFSSIKPPHSHTAIIATNLVTGDIIFEQNPDTLLLPASTMKLLTAVAATSALGPRFRFTTGVYSTTPIKDGVIGGDVYIRFSGDPTLTENDLKSLLNQLRDLGLNKIQGNLYLVGQANEQLKAPGWVWDDLGICYAAPVSNFVLNKNCVHGKLSPKLASVQSLLSVPNDLPISIKNTSVFDKSGIDDFCQLDLQRFPANHFSLSGCYSGSHAIKLAIAITDPGLFMQESLKGIFKSSKIRLQGKISVTHKLPTQVHLIAAHQSSPLADLLHTMLIHSDNLIADSLLKQLGKNLFHRPGNFTNGSRALKDILTGEGIILTHAQIVDGSGLSRYNLLSASQLSQVLHLIYTDPRFRDLMDSLPVAGVSGTLKYKSGFNKPPLHKHVMAKTGSMQGVNNLAGFIRSDTQDDTLFVILENGQSPLDKKQQQLPFSALFLHTLMDNSLAKHIQTGPTLDTSFQAN; encoded by the coding sequence ATGAAACCTCTCGTTAATGCCTGTCTTCTGCTCAGCTTTTTATCTCTGCCGGCCCTTGGCGATGCCAATTTTAATCATTTGTTCTCCAGTATTAAACCGCCACATTCACACACGGCCATCATTGCCACTAACCTGGTGACCGGCGACATCATCTTCGAGCAAAACCCAGACACCTTACTCTTACCCGCCAGTACCATGAAATTACTGACGGCGGTAGCGGCGACATCAGCACTGGGCCCAAGATTTAGATTCACCACAGGTGTGTATTCTACAACGCCCATAAAAGACGGTGTCATAGGGGGTGATGTATATATTCGCTTCAGTGGCGATCCTACATTGACGGAAAATGATCTTAAGTCACTGCTGAACCAGCTTAGGGATCTTGGCTTGAATAAGATCCAGGGCAACCTATATCTAGTCGGTCAGGCTAATGAGCAGTTAAAGGCTCCTGGTTGGGTTTGGGATGATCTGGGGATCTGTTATGCCGCGCCGGTATCAAATTTTGTACTCAACAAGAACTGTGTTCACGGCAAACTCTCGCCTAAACTCGCCAGTGTTCAGAGTCTATTATCCGTGCCTAACGACCTGCCTATCAGTATCAAAAACACCTCAGTATTTGATAAATCTGGAATCGATGATTTTTGCCAATTAGATCTGCAGCGTTTCCCCGCTAATCACTTCTCTCTGAGCGGTTGCTATTCAGGCTCACACGCCATAAAACTTGCCATTGCCATCACAGATCCTGGCTTATTTATGCAAGAGTCACTCAAGGGAATATTCAAGAGCAGCAAAATTCGTCTCCAGGGCAAAATATCGGTAACCCACAAGCTGCCAACTCAGGTTCACTTAATCGCGGCCCACCAATCCTCCCCTCTCGCTGATTTACTTCACACCATGTTGATCCATTCCGATAACCTGATTGCCGACAGCTTACTTAAACAGCTAGGTAAAAACCTGTTTCACCGACCGGGCAACTTTACTAATGGCAGTCGTGCACTTAAAGATATCTTGACTGGTGAAGGCATAATCCTAACCCATGCACAAATAGTCGATGGATCAGGCCTCTCCAGATATAATCTGCTGAGTGCTAGCCAACTCAGTCAGGTATTGCACTTGATCTATACCGATCCAAGATTCAGGGATCTTATGGATTCATTGCCCGTCGCAGGTGTGAGCGGCACACTAAAATATAAGTCAGGCTTCAATAAACCGCCCCTGCATAAGCATGTAATGGCAAAAACGGGTTCCATGCAGGGAGTGAATAATCTTGCTGGTTTTATCAGGAGTGACACCCAAGATGACACCCTGTTTGTGATCTTAGAAAATGGTCAGAGCCCTTTGGATAAAAAACAACAGCAGCTTCCTTTCAGTGCACTGTTTTTACATACCTTAATGGATAATTCCTTAGCCAAGCACATACAAACTGGCCCGACTCTCGATACTTCCTTTCAAGCGAATTAA
- the lapB gene encoding lipopolysaccharide assembly protein LapB has translation MQEILFLLLPIAAAYGWYMGRRSVRHNQSSQRKQLSRDYFTGLNFLLSNESDKAVDLFITMLDVDDDTIDTHLSLGSLFRKRGEVDRSIRIHQNLIARPSLTNEQRDIAMMELGKDYLAAGFYDRAEEIFINLVQQEDHSEDAETHLIDIYQVTKDWQQAINIIKSLKRKRQQSLRHNTAHFYCELANESSDVDTQLKLLQAALKQDSDCGRALLTQAEKYLDLHEYAKCKALLVKLLDADIELFPDALSIARQVFHDSHDLTGYRDLLRQALQNGAGASVAITLAQNMIEQGETQEAEQLVLDGLYRHPTMKSFQHLMKMHVQQAEDGQAKESLTMLEKLVEQQIKFRPGYRCSGCGFPSHRLYWHCPSCKSWGKIKRIRGLDGE, from the coding sequence ATGCAAGAGATCCTGTTCCTGTTACTTCCAATTGCCGCCGCTTACGGCTGGTATATGGGGCGACGCAGTGTAAGGCACAATCAGAGTAGCCAAAGAAAACAGTTGAGTCGTGATTACTTCACGGGTCTAAACTTTCTACTTTCGAATGAATCAGACAAGGCGGTCGATCTGTTTATCACCATGTTAGATGTGGATGATGACACCATAGACACACACCTCTCCCTGGGCTCTCTATTTAGAAAGCGTGGAGAAGTAGACCGCTCGATCCGCATTCATCAAAACCTCATCGCCAGACCTAGTCTCACCAATGAGCAGAGAGACATTGCCATGATGGAGTTGGGCAAAGATTATCTTGCCGCGGGATTTTACGATAGAGCGGAAGAGATATTCATCAATCTGGTTCAGCAGGAAGATCACAGTGAAGATGCCGAAACCCATCTTATCGACATCTATCAGGTTACCAAAGATTGGCAACAAGCCATCAATATCATCAAGAGCTTGAAACGAAAAAGACAGCAAAGTCTCAGACACAATACGGCGCATTTTTATTGTGAATTAGCCAATGAAAGTAGCGATGTAGACACTCAGCTAAAACTGCTTCAGGCCGCGTTAAAACAAGACTCAGATTGTGGCAGAGCCTTGCTCACCCAAGCTGAGAAGTATCTTGATTTACATGAGTATGCCAAGTGTAAAGCCTTACTGGTTAAGTTACTCGATGCAGATATCGAGCTTTTCCCCGATGCGCTGTCAATTGCACGTCAGGTTTTCCATGATAGTCATGATCTCACCGGCTACAGAGACCTGTTACGCCAAGCATTGCAAAATGGGGCCGGCGCGAGTGTCGCCATCACCTTAGCGCAAAATATGATTGAGCAAGGTGAGACTCAAGAGGCGGAGCAGCTGGTTCTCGACGGATTATATCGTCACCCGACGATGAAAAGTTTCCAGCATCTGATGAAGATGCATGTACAGCAGGCTGAAGATGGTCAAGCGAAAGAGAGCCTGACCATGTTGGAAAAACTGGTTGAGCAACAGATAAAATTCCGTCCAGGATATCGCTGTAGTGGATGTGGTTTTCCTTCACATCGCCTCTACTGGCATTGCCCATCGTGTAAGAGCTGGGGAAAGATAAAACGAATTAGGGGACTTGACGGTGAATAA
- the rpsA gene encoding 30S ribosomal protein S1: MTESFADLFEESLATLEFRPGSIVTGVVVRIENGTVLVDAGLKSESPIPAEQFKNAQGELEVSVGDTVHVALDSVEDGFGETQLSREKAKRHEAWIVLEKAYEDAETVIGVINGKVKGGFTVELNGIRAFLPGSLVDVRPVRDTAHLENKDLEFKVIKLDQKRNNVVVSRRAVIESESSAERDALLENLQEGQAIKGIVKNLTDYGAFVDLGGVDGLLHITDMAWKRVKHPSEIVNVGDEIDVKVLKYDRERTRVSLGLKQLGEDPWLEISKRYPENTRLTGRVTNLTDYGCFVEIEEGVEGLVHVSEMDWTNKNIHPSKVVNLGDEVEVLVLDIDEERRRISLGLKQCKVNPWDDFAERFNKGDKVTGKIKSITDFGIFIGLDGGIDGLVHLSDISWNGTGEEAVADYKKGDEINAVVLSVDPERERISLGVKQTEDDPFNAYLADKKKGAVVHGTVVAVDAKGVTIELAETVEGYLRVSDISRERIEDASTVYSVGDAVESKFMGVDRKNRTISLSIRAKDEAEEKEAMASLNKQEDAVMSSAMAEAFKAARK, encoded by the coding sequence ATGACTGAATCTTTTGCTGATCTATTTGAAGAATCCCTTGCAACTTTGGAGTTCCGTCCTGGTTCTATCGTAACCGGTGTTGTTGTTCGCATCGAAAACGGTACTGTACTAGTTGACGCTGGTCTAAAGTCTGAAAGCCCAATCCCAGCTGAACAGTTCAAGAACGCTCAAGGCGAACTTGAAGTTTCTGTTGGTGATACTGTGCACGTTGCGCTTGACTCTGTTGAAGATGGCTTCGGTGAGACTCAACTGTCTCGCGAGAAGGCTAAGCGTCACGAAGCTTGGATTGTTCTAGAAAAAGCGTACGAAGATGCTGAAACTGTAATCGGTGTCATCAATGGTAAGGTTAAAGGCGGTTTCACTGTTGAATTAAACGGTATCCGTGCATTCCTACCAGGTTCTCTAGTTGACGTTCGCCCTGTTCGCGATACTGCTCACCTAGAAAACAAAGATCTAGAATTCAAAGTTATCAAACTAGACCAGAAGCGCAACAACGTTGTTGTTTCTCGTCGTGCTGTTATCGAATCTGAAAGCAGTGCAGAGCGTGATGCTCTTCTTGAGAACTTGCAAGAAGGTCAGGCTATTAAGGGTATCGTTAAGAACCTTACTGACTACGGCGCATTCGTTGACTTAGGTGGCGTTGATGGTCTTCTACATATCACAGATATGGCTTGGAAGCGTGTTAAGCACCCATCTGAAATCGTCAACGTTGGTGACGAAATCGACGTTAAAGTACTTAAGTATGACCGTGAGCGCACACGTGTTTCACTAGGTCTTAAGCAACTTGGCGAAGATCCTTGGTTAGAAATCAGCAAGCGCTACCCAGAAAACACACGTTTGACTGGTCGCGTTACTAATCTAACTGACTACGGTTGTTTCGTAGAAATTGAAGAAGGCGTTGAAGGTCTAGTTCACGTTTCTGAAATGGATTGGACTAACAAGAACATCCACCCATCTAAGGTTGTTAACCTAGGTGATGAAGTAGAAGTTCTAGTTCTTGACATCGATGAAGAACGTCGTCGTATTTCTCTTGGCCTTAAGCAGTGTAAAGTTAACCCGTGGGATGACTTCGCAGAGCGCTTTAACAAGGGTGACAAAGTCACTGGTAAGATCAAGTCAATCACTGACTTCGGTATCTTCATCGGTCTTGACGGCGGCATCGACGGTCTAGTTCACCTTTCTGATATCTCTTGGAATGGTACAGGCGAAGAAGCCGTTGCTGACTATAAGAAAGGCGACGAAATCAACGCAGTAGTTCTTTCTGTTGACCCTGAGCGTGAGCGTATCAGCCTAGGCGTTAAGCAGACTGAAGACGATCCATTCAATGCTTATCTTGCTGATAAGAAGAAGGGTGCGGTTGTTCACGGTACAGTTGTCGCTGTTGACGCTAAAGGCGTTACTATCGAACTTGCTGAAACTGTTGAAGGTTACCTACGTGTATCTGATATCTCTCGTGAGCGTATCGAAGATGCATCTACAGTTTACTCTGTAGGCGACGCTGTTGAATCTAAGTTCATGGGTGTTGACCGTAAGAACCGTACTATCAGCCTATCTATCCGTGCGAAAGATGAAGCTGAAGAGAAAGAAGCAATGGCTAGCTTGAACAAGCAGGAAGACGCTGTGATGAGCAGTGCTATGGCTGAAGCGTTCAAAGCGGCTCGTAAGTAA
- a CDS encoding DUF1904 domain-containing protein, translating into MPHIRMRGLPEDAVASLSGTLLTQLAELTGIHAQGFTLDWIPSTSYRDGKVDLSTTQVEVLWFPKDPNTHDKVEQAIREAVILAYPELQCLAVMFRALDPSRYYRDGKHF; encoded by the coding sequence ATGCCTCATATTCGTATGCGCGGACTACCAGAAGACGCAGTAGCTAGTCTGAGTGGTACATTACTCACACAATTAGCCGAGCTAACTGGCATCCATGCTCAAGGGTTTACCTTGGACTGGATACCCAGTACCAGTTACCGTGATGGCAAAGTTGACCTGAGCACGACACAAGTTGAAGTTCTCTGGTTTCCGAAAGATCCCAATACCCACGATAAAGTAGAACAAGCTATCCGTGAAGCCGTCATATTGGCTTATCCGGAGTTACAGTGTCTTGCTGTGATGTTTAGAGCATTAGACCCGAGCCGCTACTATCGTGACGGAAAGCATTTTTAA
- a CDS encoding SDR family oxidoreductase, which produces MFDYQGKNVVVVGGTSGINLAIAIAFAQAGANVAVASRSAEKVNAAVKLLRETNPKGTHMGASFDVRDIEGLKAGFTQFKVHYSQIDVLVSGAAGNFPAPAALLSENGFKSVMDIDLLGSFQVLKQAYPLMTRPGGCIIQISAPQAFIAMPMQAHVGAAKAGVDMLTKNLALEWGCEGIRINSIVPGPISGTEGFNRLAPSEELQARVAKSVPLQRNGIKQDIANGALFLASPMASYITGVVLPIDGGWSLGGASMAMAELALLAGKPNKE; this is translated from the coding sequence ATGTTTGATTATCAAGGTAAGAATGTCGTCGTTGTGGGTGGCACTAGTGGCATTAATTTAGCCATAGCTATCGCATTTGCTCAGGCTGGTGCCAATGTAGCCGTCGCCAGCCGCAGCGCCGAGAAAGTCAATGCCGCGGTTAAATTACTGCGAGAAACCAATCCAAAAGGCACCCATATGGGTGCCAGTTTCGATGTACGGGATATCGAAGGCCTCAAGGCGGGTTTCACTCAGTTTAAAGTCCATTATTCTCAAATTGATGTCTTGGTCAGTGGCGCCGCAGGTAACTTTCCAGCTCCCGCTGCCTTATTGAGTGAAAACGGCTTTAAATCTGTGATGGACATAGATCTACTGGGCAGTTTTCAGGTGCTTAAACAAGCCTATCCTTTGATGACTAGGCCCGGGGGCTGTATCATTCAGATCTCGGCGCCCCAAGCGTTTATTGCCATGCCCATGCAGGCACATGTCGGCGCGGCGAAGGCCGGCGTGGACATGTTGACCAAGAATTTGGCGTTAGAGTGGGGTTGTGAGGGGATTCGAATAAACTCAATCGTCCCGGGGCCTATCAGTGGCACTGAGGGGTTTAACCGATTAGCTCCCAGTGAAGAGTTACAAGCGCGTGTTGCTAAGAGTGTGCCTCTGCAGAGAAATGGCATCAAGCAAGATATTGCCAATGGAGCCTTATTTCTGGCATCCCCCATGGCATCTTATATCACAGGTGTCGTACTGCCCATTGATGGCGGTTGGTCACTGGGCGGTGCATCCATGGCAATGGCTGAGCTGGCTCTGCTAGCGGGAAAACCGAACAAAGAATGA
- the pyrF gene encoding orotidine-5'-phosphate decarboxylase, with the protein MSNKSILVALDFDDKHAALQLVDQLDPSMCRLKVGKEMFTLFGPEFIKALHERDFDVFLDLKFHDIPNTVAKAVTSAAELGVWMTNVHASGGLAMMQAAKKALEPYGDKAPMLIAVTVLTSMSDEDLKLIGIDVPAFEHVQRLAQLTQQAGLDGVVCSAHEAKVLKSKLGKEFKLCTPGIRPVGSDKGDQHRVMTPPEAIEAGSDYLVIGRPITKAKDPLAALKAIHESLN; encoded by the coding sequence ATGAGTAATAAGTCGATTTTGGTAGCTCTGGATTTTGATGATAAGCATGCTGCTTTGCAACTGGTCGATCAATTAGATCCTAGTATGTGCCGTCTCAAAGTAGGCAAGGAGATGTTTACTCTTTTTGGACCCGAATTTATCAAGGCGCTCCATGAGCGTGATTTTGATGTGTTCCTGGATCTTAAATTCCACGATATCCCAAATACCGTTGCTAAGGCCGTAACATCGGCAGCCGAATTAGGCGTTTGGATGACAAACGTCCATGCCAGTGGTGGTTTAGCCATGATGCAAGCGGCTAAGAAAGCCCTTGAGCCTTATGGTGATAAGGCGCCTATGCTGATAGCAGTCACAGTGCTTACCTCCATGAGTGATGAAGATCTTAAGCTAATAGGCATAGATGTTCCAGCCTTCGAACATGTTCAACGTTTAGCTCAATTAACGCAACAAGCTGGTCTCGATGGCGTTGTTTGCTCTGCACATGAAGCTAAAGTGCTAAAATCTAAGTTAGGTAAAGAATTCAAACTCTGTACCCCAGGTATTCGTCCAGTAGGTTCAGATAAGGGCGATCAACATAGGGTTATGACGCCACCAGAAGCGATTGAAGCCGGTTCTGACTACTTAGTCATAGGAAGACCTATCACTAAAGCTAAGGACCCATTAGCCGCGCTGAAGGCGATTCATGAGTCACTAAATTAA